A genomic segment from uncultured Alistipes sp. encodes:
- a CDS encoding nitroreductase family protein, producing MADNYLGRKMEEYRARKDAPVRRPAMTLTKLLLRNRSYRGYDPRFEVREDQLRSLIEVNTRIPSARNQQVLRFRLVLADEAPRLLPLIRLGGALPELHLPLPGTEPNAFIVICATVAEDRYVDIDLGISAQSMLLRAAEIGLNGICIGAFDRTRVREVLRLPYDPLLILAVGKGAERIELVEIAAEKSHAYYRREGVHYVPKVRPDDLLIAPSSD from the coding sequence ATGGCTGACAACTATCTGGGCCGCAAGATGGAGGAGTACCGGGCCCGAAAGGATGCCCCGGTCCGCCGCCCGGCGATGACCCTGACGAAACTCCTGTTGCGCAACCGCAGCTACAGGGGGTATGACCCCCGCTTTGAGGTCCGCGAGGACCAGCTTCGAAGCCTCATCGAGGTCAATACCCGGATCCCTTCGGCGCGCAACCAGCAGGTCTTGCGTTTCCGGCTGGTGCTTGCCGACGAGGCTCCGCGGCTGCTGCCGCTTATCCGCCTGGGCGGGGCGCTCCCCGAACTGCACCTGCCGTTGCCCGGTACCGAACCCAATGCCTTCATCGTCATCTGCGCGACCGTTGCCGAGGACCGCTATGTGGATATCGACCTCGGGATCTCAGCCCAGAGCATGTTGCTGCGGGCTGCCGAGATCGGGCTGAACGGCATCTGCATCGGGGCGTTCGACCGGACGCGGGTCCGCGAGGTGCTTCGCCTGCCTTACGATCCGCTGCTGATCCTGGCCGTCGGGAAGGGGGCCGAACGGATCGAACTCGTGGAGATCGCCGCCGAGAAGAGCCATGCCTATTACCGGCGTGAGGGCGTGCACTACGTGCCGAAAGTCCGGCCCGACGACCTGCTGATCGCCCCGAGTTCCGACTGA
- a CDS encoding DMT family transporter, with amino-acid sequence MNSLKGILWAALSSSTFGLAPLFTLLLLGVGYSSCEVLAYRWGVASICLIAFGALSGRNFKLSRDEWKSVLLLSLFRATTSFSLVIAYQNIASGVASTIHFMYPLAVALAMICFFRERGSVRIFLAVALSIVGAVLLSLGNEGFVRGNTTLGVVAAAVSVFSYGGYIVGVRRSRAVQIDSIVLTCYVMGIGALLFFIGGCCSGGVRIETDPRVWLYILGIAIPATAVSNMALVKAIKSIGPTMTSILGAMEPFTAVVIGILVFAEPFTGQGMAGILLIVASVTIVVWKERRSEGRAEISQ; translated from the coding sequence ATGAACAGTCTGAAAGGTATCCTCTGGGCGGCTCTCTCGTCGTCCACGTTCGGCCTGGCGCCCCTCTTTACGCTCCTGTTGCTCGGGGTCGGTTACTCCTCCTGCGAGGTGCTTGCCTATCGCTGGGGCGTCGCCTCGATCTGTCTCATCGCTTTCGGGGCGTTGTCCGGCCGCAACTTCAAACTCTCCCGCGACGAATGGAAGAGCGTGCTGCTGTTGAGCCTCTTCCGCGCCACAACCTCCTTCAGCCTGGTGATCGCCTATCAGAACATCGCCAGCGGCGTGGCGTCGACCATTCACTTCATGTATCCGCTGGCCGTGGCGCTCGCCATGATCTGCTTCTTCCGGGAACGCGGCTCGGTCCGCATCTTCCTGGCCGTCGCCCTCTCGATCGTCGGGGCCGTGCTCCTGTCGCTCGGAAACGAAGGGTTCGTCCGCGGAAATACCACCCTCGGAGTCGTTGCCGCCGCCGTCTCGGTATTCTCCTATGGCGGCTACATCGTCGGCGTGCGCCGAAGCCGCGCCGTACAGATCGACTCCATCGTCCTGACCTGCTACGTGATGGGAATCGGCGCCCTGCTCTTCTTCATCGGCGGGTGCTGCTCCGGCGGCGTGCGGATAGAAACCGACCCCCGGGTCTGGCTCTATATTCTCGGAATCGCAATCCCCGCTACGGCCGTCTCGAACATGGCGCTCGTCAAGGCCATCAAGAGCATCGGCCCCACGATGACCTCGATCCTCGGCGCCATGGAGCCCTTTACGGCCGTGGTGATCGGAATCCTCGTCTTTGCCGAACCCTTCACCGGACAGGGCATGGCGGGAATCCTGCTGATTGTGGCCTCCGTTACGATCGTCGTGTGGAAGGAGCGCCGGAGCGAAGGTCGGGCAGAAATATCGCAATGA
- a CDS encoding TolC family protein has product MKTPFIYLFLGAGLLCTVPAAARTLTLEACREAAAEHNRTLQNSRFDLEAALQTRREAFTNYFPQISASGGVFQAQHGLVQADFGVTIPQMGTMNLPISMVKRGAFGSITAVQPVFAGLKIVNGNKLARLGEEVGQLQVRKTEAEVREQTDTYFWQIVSLKENLSTLDAVERQLDEIHRQVELSVKAGLVTANDLLRVELRCQEIASDRLKVENGLKVSKLLLAQHIGVDWHGFDIEMPALAEPEAPERFYVPVEEALDRRAEYLLAEKNVEAQKYQKRMERGKRLPTVGVGAGYLYYNMTEKDVDDGMVFAQVSVPISEWWGGAHALKKARIREQQAENDRLQAREMLVVEIEKTWSEVQESYAQILLARRSVTSATENLRQNRNFYEAGTAPLTDLLDAETLYTQSCNDLTSACAAYRTSLARYMRVTGR; this is encoded by the coding sequence ATGAAAACTCCTTTCATATATCTGTTCCTCGGGGCGGGCCTGCTGTGCACCGTCCCGGCTGCGGCCCGGACGCTGACGCTCGAAGCGTGCCGCGAGGCTGCCGCGGAGCACAACCGCACGCTGCAAAACAGCCGTTTCGATCTGGAAGCCGCACTCCAGACCCGGCGTGAAGCCTTCACGAACTACTTCCCGCAGATCTCCGCTTCGGGCGGCGTCTTCCAGGCCCAGCACGGGCTGGTACAGGCCGATTTCGGGGTGACGATCCCCCAGATGGGGACGATGAATCTCCCGATCTCGATGGTCAAGCGCGGCGCGTTCGGCAGCATCACGGCCGTGCAGCCCGTGTTCGCAGGACTGAAGATCGTCAACGGAAACAAACTGGCCCGGTTGGGCGAAGAGGTCGGGCAGCTCCAGGTGCGGAAGACCGAAGCCGAGGTCCGCGAGCAGACCGATACCTATTTCTGGCAGATCGTCTCGTTGAAGGAGAACCTCTCGACGCTCGATGCCGTTGAGCGGCAGTTGGATGAAATTCACCGTCAGGTCGAACTCTCGGTCAAGGCGGGGCTCGTGACGGCGAACGATCTGCTGCGGGTCGAGTTGCGGTGCCAGGAGATCGCTTCCGACCGGCTGAAGGTCGAGAACGGGCTGAAGGTCTCGAAACTCCTCCTGGCCCAGCATATCGGCGTCGACTGGCACGGTTTCGACATCGAGATGCCCGCGCTGGCCGAACCCGAAGCGCCGGAGCGTTTCTACGTCCCGGTGGAGGAGGCCCTCGACCGCAGGGCCGAGTACCTGCTGGCTGAAAAGAACGTCGAGGCGCAGAAGTATCAGAAGCGCATGGAGCGAGGCAAACGCCTGCCGACGGTCGGCGTCGGGGCCGGGTATCTCTACTACAACATGACGGAGAAGGATGTCGATGACGGGATGGTTTTTGCGCAGGTGTCGGTGCCGATCTCCGAGTGGTGGGGCGGGGCCCACGCCCTGAAGAAGGCCCGCATCCGCGAGCAGCAGGCCGAGAATGACCGCCTGCAGGCCCGCGAAATGCTGGTCGTGGAGATCGAGAAGACCTGGAGCGAGGTCCAGGAGTCCTATGCCCAGATCCTGCTGGCCCGTCGTTCGGTAACCTCCGCCACGGAGAACCTGCGCCAGAACCGCAACTTCTACGAGGCCGGTACCGCTCCGCTGACCGATCTGCTCGATGCCGAAACGCTCTATACCCAAAGCTGCAACGACCTGACGTCGGCCTGTGCCGCCTATCGCACGTCGCTGGCCCGCTACATGCGGGTCACCGGACGGTAG
- a CDS encoding permease, translating into MQEYIMPFVGLLNEMSPYLLLGFLIAGVLHAFVPGRFYARYLSRNDFRSVACAALFGVPLPLCSCGVIPTAMAMRREGASRAATVSFLIATPQTGVDSILATAALLGLPFALIRPVAAFVTALFGGMLVGRVVRRSEAVAESTAAESESLRRPFLEKCREVFRYGFSGMMQDIGRWLLVGLLLAGAITIFVPDDFFAVTGQHPLLEMLLVLGLSIPMYLCATGSVPIAAALMLKGLSPGAAFVLLMAGPATNIAAILVVGKVLGRRTLWLYLAAIIVGAVGFGLAIDTLLPAGWFQPRAFAACAEHCTDAAVPWWKAASSVLFLLLLTAALVRRFRKSSNDKLDKPMEKRFRIEGMMCNHCKAHVERALSRVEGVTAVEVDLAAGIARVEGKFETESVLSAVRELGYGCSEQGTVNAR; encoded by the coding sequence ATGCAGGAGTATATCATGCCGTTCGTCGGGCTGCTCAACGAAATGTCGCCCTATCTGTTGTTGGGATTTCTGATCGCCGGGGTGTTGCACGCCTTCGTGCCGGGCCGTTTCTATGCCCGCTATCTGTCCCGCAACGACTTCCGTTCCGTGGCGTGTGCCGCACTCTTCGGCGTGCCGCTGCCGCTCTGCTCCTGCGGCGTCATCCCCACGGCCATGGCCATGCGCCGCGAGGGAGCTTCGCGGGCCGCCACGGTTTCGTTCCTGATCGCCACGCCCCAGACCGGTGTCGACTCCATCCTGGCAACCGCCGCACTGCTCGGCCTGCCCTTCGCCCTGATCCGTCCCGTCGCGGCTTTCGTGACGGCGTTGTTCGGCGGGATGCTGGTCGGACGGGTCGTGCGCCGGAGCGAAGCGGTGGCTGAAAGCACGGCTGCGGAGTCCGAAAGTCTCCGACGGCCGTTCCTCGAAAAGTGCCGGGAGGTATTCCGTTACGGGTTCTCCGGGATGATGCAGGACATCGGCCGCTGGCTCCTTGTCGGACTGCTGCTCGCCGGGGCCATTACGATCTTCGTTCCCGATGACTTCTTCGCCGTCACGGGACAACATCCCCTGTTGGAGATGCTGCTCGTACTCGGGCTTTCGATCCCGATGTACCTCTGCGCTACGGGGTCGGTGCCCATTGCCGCGGCGCTGATGCTGAAGGGGCTCTCGCCCGGGGCCGCTTTCGTGCTGCTGATGGCCGGGCCCGCCACCAATATCGCCGCCATACTCGTCGTCGGGAAGGTCCTCGGGCGCAGAACCCTGTGGCTCTATCTCGCCGCCATCATCGTCGGAGCCGTGGGTTTCGGATTGGCAATCGATACGCTGCTCCCCGCCGGGTGGTTTCAGCCCCGGGCGTTTGCCGCCTGTGCGGAGCATTGCACCGATGCGGCTGTCCCCTGGTGGAAGGCGGCATCGAGCGTGCTCTTTCTGCTGCTGCTCACTGCGGCGCTTGTCCGCCGGTTCCGGAAATCCTCAAACGACAAACTCGATAAACCTATGGAAAAACGTTTCAGAATCGAAGGCATGATGTGCAACCACTGCAAGGCCCATGTCGAACGAGCCTTGTCCCGGGTCGAAGGGGTGACGGCCGTGGAGGTCGACCTCGCGGCGGGTATCGCCCGTGTCGAGGGGAAGTTCGAGACCGAAAGTGTCCTCTCCGCGGTCCGTGAACTGGGATACGGATGTTCGGAACAGGGGACGGTCAACGCACGATAA
- a CDS encoding efflux RND transporter periplasmic adaptor subunit encodes MKRMLFAAALLLGGGCASSGTSSAPSGPLSVGTLVVEPRADIDAGRYVGVIEETEAAALSFPTSGTILRMSAEEGDRVRRGDLIAELDPTSARQTFEATEAALGQARDACARLRQLHDANSLPEVQWIEAQTRLRQAEAAFGIARKNLDNCKLYAPFSGVVGTKRAAVGETAMPGVPVVTLLEIGSVKVRFSVPEQEIAAISADSRVTLRVPALGDSLFTAGPVEKGAVANPAAHTYDVRAVLPNPGAKLLPGMVCHVTVVPAGAVEEIAVPVRAVQQAGDGSRFVWCVKGDSVVRAEVRTGRFVGNEVVIESGLRAGERIVTDGMQKIGQGSKVSLR; translated from the coding sequence ATGAAACGTATGCTTTTTGCCGCCGCACTCCTGTTGGGAGGCGGTTGTGCCTCTTCCGGAACCTCTTCCGCACCGTCCGGACCCCTGAGCGTCGGAACCCTTGTCGTCGAACCGCGGGCCGACATCGATGCCGGACGCTATGTCGGTGTCATCGAGGAGACGGAGGCTGCGGCCCTCAGTTTCCCGACTTCCGGGACCATCCTCCGGATGTCGGCCGAAGAGGGTGACAGGGTCCGTCGCGGTGACCTGATCGCAGAACTCGATCCGACGTCGGCACGCCAAACCTTCGAAGCCACCGAGGCTGCGCTCGGGCAGGCCCGCGATGCCTGCGCACGCCTGCGGCAGCTCCACGATGCCAACAGCCTGCCCGAAGTCCAGTGGATCGAGGCCCAAACCCGCCTCCGGCAGGCCGAGGCGGCCTTCGGAATCGCCCGGAAAAACCTCGATAACTGCAAGCTCTACGCCCCCTTCTCCGGGGTCGTCGGAACGAAACGGGCGGCGGTCGGCGAAACGGCCATGCCCGGCGTACCGGTCGTGACCCTTCTGGAAATCGGCTCCGTGAAGGTGCGCTTCTCGGTCCCCGAGCAGGAGATCGCTGCCATAAGCGCCGACAGCCGGGTGACCCTGCGCGTTCCGGCACTGGGTGATTCGCTCTTCACGGCCGGGCCCGTCGAGAAGGGGGCCGTGGCCAATCCCGCCGCACATACCTATGACGTCCGGGCCGTGCTGCCCAACCCCGGTGCAAAACTCCTCCCCGGGATGGTCTGCCACGTGACGGTCGTACCCGCCGGGGCTGTCGAGGAGATTGCCGTACCGGTTCGGGCCGTGCAGCAGGCCGGTGACGGCAGCCGTTTCGTCTGGTGTGTCAAGGGCGATTCGGTCGTGCGGGCCGAGGTCCGCACGGGACGCTTCGTCGGAAACGAGGTCGTGATCGAGTCCGGGCTCCGGGCCGGTGAGCGCATCGTGACGGACGGTATGCAGAAAATCGGTCAGGGTTCCAAAGTCTCGCTGCGATGA
- a CDS encoding IS982 family transposase: MKKKLRILLVFSKLEVSKHLIYIYRMHNLYAIFAKFLDICKQKAGNLVNEQENVPRPGVVPKFSDLEVVALSMASEAVGIDSESLLFSRLKEYGDKMPNLISRRQYNDRRKFTAQLCRLIRERIANEMDGGEDYFCIDSKPVEVCRIARAKRCTMGGNDYRKAPSYGYCASQGTYYYGYKLHAVCGLSGVIHSFDLTKAGVHDINYLKDVKVDYSNCTVIGDRGYISADVQLDLFETAHIRLEVPYRRNQRDWKPVFHPFAKARKRIETLFSQLCDQFMLIRNYAKDTDGLFARIIGKISALTILQYINYKNNKPIGRVKYALT, translated from the coding sequence ATGAAGAAAAAGTTGCGCATATTATTGGTGTTTAGTAAATTAGAGGTGTCTAAACATCTGATTTACATATACCGTATGCACAACTTATACGCAATATTCGCAAAATTTCTGGACATCTGCAAACAAAAAGCAGGAAATTTAGTCAATGAACAAGAGAATGTGCCCCGTCCGGGTGTTGTCCCCAAGTTTTCCGACCTTGAGGTGGTCGCTCTGAGCATGGCATCCGAAGCGGTCGGAATAGACAGCGAGTCCCTGTTGTTTTCCAGATTGAAGGAATACGGGGACAAAATGCCGAACCTTATATCCCGGAGGCAATACAACGACAGGCGCAAGTTTACGGCACAGCTCTGCAGGCTCATCCGGGAGAGAATCGCCAATGAGATGGATGGCGGCGAAGATTATTTCTGCATTGACTCCAAGCCGGTAGAGGTATGTCGGATAGCACGCGCCAAGCGTTGTACGATGGGCGGGAATGACTACCGGAAAGCCCCGTCCTACGGATATTGTGCCTCACAAGGTACATACTACTATGGGTATAAGCTGCACGCCGTCTGCGGGTTGAGCGGGGTCATACACTCTTTCGACCTGACGAAGGCGGGCGTGCATGACATCAATTACCTGAAGGATGTCAAGGTCGATTATTCCAACTGCACTGTGATTGGAGACAGGGGCTATATCAGTGCCGATGTGCAACTGGACCTTTTTGAGACGGCCCATATTCGTTTGGAAGTGCCTTACCGGAGAAACCAAAGGGACTGGAAACCTGTCTTCCATCCATTTGCCAAAGCCAGGAAAAGGATAGAAACCTTGTTCTCACAGCTATGTGACCAGTTTATGCTCATACGCAATTATGCGAAAGACACGGATGGGTTGTTCGCCCGGATTATCGGGAAAATCAGCGCACTTACAATCCTACAATACATTAACTACAAAAACAACAAGCCCATTGGAAGAGTCAAGTATGCGCTGACTTAA
- a CDS encoding helix-turn-helix transcriptional regulator: protein MLLRIKNMVCDRCVMVVRTELERAGCRVLAVRLGEAEVEGGLLPGEKARLAERLEALGFELLEDRRARMIEAVKRAVIELVRAEEVMPDVRLSEYLQERLRVDYRQISTLFSETEGRTVEKYFIAQKIERVKELLVYDDLSLGEIAFRLGYSSVAHLSAQFKQVTGMTPSRYKLMGSAGRRTIDSV, encoded by the coding sequence ATGCTGCTGCGCATCAAAAATATGGTTTGCGACCGTTGCGTAATGGTTGTCCGCACCGAGTTGGAGCGGGCGGGGTGTCGCGTGCTTGCCGTCCGCCTGGGCGAGGCCGAGGTCGAGGGCGGATTGTTGCCCGGGGAGAAGGCCCGGCTGGCCGAAAGGCTCGAAGCCCTGGGGTTCGAACTCCTCGAAGACCGCCGTGCCCGGATGATCGAGGCCGTCAAGCGGGCCGTGATCGAACTCGTCCGCGCGGAGGAGGTGATGCCCGACGTGCGCCTCTCGGAATACCTGCAGGAACGCCTGCGGGTCGATTACCGGCAGATCAGTACGCTCTTTTCCGAAACCGAGGGCCGGACCGTAGAGAAGTATTTCATCGCCCAGAAGATCGAACGTGTGAAGGAACTGCTCGTCTACGACGATCTCTCGCTCGGCGAGATCGCCTTCCGGCTCGGCTACTCCAGCGTGGCGCATCTCAGCGCCCAGTTCAAGCAGGTGACCGGGATGACCCCCAGCCGCTACAAACTCATGGGGTCGGCCGGCCGCCGCACCATCGACTCCGTATAG
- a CDS encoding efflux RND transporter permease subunit yields the protein MKASNNIIAWSMRNFRITFLIIGCLFAFGVYALVHIPKQEFPEYTIRQGVVVGLYPGATTEEVEEQLAKPLEQFLMTYKEVKRSKTTSTSQNGMCYVMVELNDDVNNKDEVWSKIKHGLASFKAQLPAGVVALVANDDFGDTSALLITLESDTRSYRELKEYMDELSDRLRRIESVSNLRPYGVQQEQISVYVDRERLAAYGIGEKVVSSALAAQGLTPLGGSVGNAETETPIHLAPSLAGEHEVAEQIVWSDPDGHVLRVKDVARVVREYDDPDSYIQNNGHRCVLLSMEMQAGNNIVEYGKEVDGVLRQFVEEVLPADVSVERIADQAKVVGDSVHSFLRDLFVSMAIIIVVMMILFPFRSALVAAITIPVSTFISVGVMYLFGIPLNTVTLAALIVVLGMIVDNSIVVIDGYLDLLGRGHSRWYAAVESAREFFPSLLLATVCICMIFYPLLFTMTGMFLDFLNFFPWTVTINLMVSLLLAVLVIPFLEVLIIPAVQPRREDRVSLTDRVQNFYRRVLAWTFRHGWLTISMGVASVVIALAIVPLLKFRMVPFADRDQFAVEIYLRSDVPLERTAAVADSVYRVLHDDERVKSVTSFVGCSSPRFQMSYAPQMAGKNYAQFIVNTASVSATEEILDEYADAWADRFPEAYVKFKQLDYQNVPSLEFRFYGDNLDSLHVVAERLMERMREMPELQWVHSDYEDPRAIAEVALDPVTAPQLGVTRALTAANLALAAGDVAVGSIWEGDYKLPVVLKNDPRNGERSLSDIGDTYVSSLVPGVSVPLRQIATVEPRWSETKIIHRNGMRCITVSADLKRGVNAMRMTSRIQQVVDNELTVPAGVTTEVGGAREFDAETLPPIIYGLSISLVIIFFFILTNFRKFGISLVIMAAMSLCLFGAMVGLWIANFTIGLTSVMGFITLLGMIVRNVILMYQHAEDKRKVCHWSARLAAYDAGKRRMVPIFLTTATTAVGVVPMMLGSSTFWAPVGVTIFAGGIGSLILVVTILPVLYSKIYK from the coding sequence ATGAAAGCCTCGAACAACATCATAGCCTGGTCCATGCGGAATTTCCGCATCACCTTCCTGATCATAGGCTGCCTTTTCGCCTTCGGGGTCTATGCCCTGGTGCACATCCCCAAGCAGGAGTTCCCCGAATACACCATCCGCCAGGGCGTTGTCGTCGGACTCTATCCCGGCGCTACGACCGAGGAGGTCGAGGAGCAGTTGGCAAAGCCCCTCGAACAGTTCCTGATGACCTACAAGGAGGTCAAGCGCAGCAAAACGACCTCCACGTCGCAGAACGGCATGTGCTACGTCATGGTCGAGCTGAACGACGACGTCAACAACAAGGACGAAGTGTGGTCGAAGATCAAGCACGGACTGGCCTCCTTCAAGGCGCAGCTGCCTGCCGGAGTGGTCGCCCTGGTGGCCAACGACGACTTCGGGGACACCTCGGCGCTGCTCATCACGCTGGAGTCCGATACGCGCTCCTACCGCGAACTGAAGGAGTACATGGATGAACTGAGCGACCGCCTGCGCCGCATCGAGTCGGTCTCGAACCTCCGCCCCTACGGCGTGCAGCAGGAGCAGATCTCGGTCTACGTCGACCGCGAGCGGCTGGCCGCCTACGGCATCGGCGAGAAGGTCGTCTCGTCGGCCCTTGCCGCGCAGGGGCTCACCCCGCTGGGCGGTTCGGTGGGCAACGCCGAGACCGAAACCCCGATCCATCTCGCACCGTCGCTCGCCGGGGAGCACGAGGTCGCCGAACAGATCGTCTGGAGCGATCCCGACGGCCATGTCCTCCGCGTGAAGGATGTGGCGCGCGTCGTGCGCGAATACGACGACCCGGACAGCTACATCCAGAACAACGGACACCGCTGCGTGCTGCTCTCCATGGAGATGCAGGCCGGGAACAACATCGTCGAGTACGGCAAGGAGGTCGACGGAGTGCTGCGGCAGTTCGTCGAGGAGGTGCTCCCCGCGGATGTCTCCGTCGAGCGCATCGCCGACCAGGCCAAGGTCGTCGGCGACTCCGTACACTCGTTCCTGAGGGACCTCTTTGTCTCGATGGCCATCATCATCGTCGTGATGATGATTCTCTTCCCGTTCCGTTCGGCGCTCGTCGCCGCCATCACCATCCCCGTCTCGACGTTCATCTCCGTCGGGGTGATGTACCTTTTCGGGATACCCCTCAATACGGTGACACTCGCCGCGCTGATCGTCGTCCTCGGCATGATCGTCGACAACTCGATCGTCGTCATCGACGGATACCTCGACCTCCTCGGACGCGGCCACTCGCGCTGGTATGCCGCCGTCGAGAGCGCCCGCGAATTCTTCCCCTCGCTGCTGCTGGCTACGGTCTGCATCTGCATGATCTTCTACCCGCTGCTCTTCACCATGACGGGCATGTTCCTCGACTTCCTGAACTTCTTCCCCTGGACGGTTACGATCAACCTGATGGTCTCGCTGCTGTTGGCCGTGCTGGTGATCCCCTTCCTGGAGGTGCTCATCATTCCCGCCGTCCAGCCCCGCAGGGAGGACCGGGTGTCGTTGACGGACCGCGTGCAGAACTTCTACCGCCGCGTCCTGGCCTGGACATTCCGCCACGGATGGCTCACCATCTCGATGGGCGTCGCTTCGGTGGTCATCGCCCTGGCGATCGTTCCGCTGCTCAAGTTCCGCATGGTGCCCTTCGCTGACCGCGACCAGTTCGCCGTGGAGATCTACCTCCGGTCCGACGTCCCGCTCGAACGGACCGCTGCGGTGGCCGACTCCGTATACCGGGTCCTGCATGACGACGAGCGCGTGAAGTCCGTCACGTCGTTCGTCGGATGCTCCTCGCCCCGGTTCCAGATGAGCTACGCCCCGCAGATGGCCGGGAAGAACTACGCCCAGTTCATCGTCAATACGGCGTCGGTCAGTGCCACCGAGGAGATCCTCGACGAATATGCCGATGCCTGGGCCGACCGTTTCCCCGAAGCCTATGTCAAGTTCAAGCAGCTCGACTATCAGAACGTCCCCTCGCTGGAATTCCGCTTCTACGGCGACAATCTCGACTCGCTGCACGTGGTTGCCGAACGCCTGATGGAGCGGATGAGGGAGATGCCCGAACTGCAGTGGGTTCACTCCGATTACGAGGACCCGCGGGCGATTGCCGAAGTGGCGCTCGACCCCGTGACCGCCCCGCAACTGGGTGTTACCCGCGCCCTGACTGCTGCCAATCTGGCCCTCGCGGCCGGAGATGTCGCCGTGGGAAGCATCTGGGAGGGCGATTACAAACTCCCCGTCGTGCTGAAGAACGACCCCCGCAACGGCGAACGCTCGCTGTCCGACATCGGCGATACGTATGTCTCGTCGCTCGTCCCGGGTGTGAGCGTCCCCCTGCGGCAGATCGCCACGGTCGAGCCCCGCTGGAGCGAAACGAAAATCATCCACAGAAACGGAATGCGCTGCATCACCGTCTCGGCCGACCTCAAACGCGGGGTGAATGCCATGCGCATGACCTCCCGGATCCAACAGGTCGTCGATAACGAACTGACGGTCCCGGCCGGGGTTACGACGGAGGTTGGCGGCGCCCGCGAGTTCGATGCCGAGACGCTTCCGCCCATCATTTACGGATTGAGCATCTCGCTGGTCATCATCTTCTTCTTCATCCTTACGAATTTCCGCAAGTTCGGCATTTCGCTGGTCATCATGGCTGCCATGTCGCTCTGTCTGTTCGGCGCGATGGTCGGGCTGTGGATTGCCAACTTCACCATCGGGCTGACCTCCGTGATGGGATTTATCACGCTGCTCGGCATGATCGTGCGCAACGTCATCCTCATGTACCAGCACGCCGAGGACAAACGCAAGGTCTGCCACTGGTCGGCTCGCCTGGCCGCCTACGATGCCGGAAAGCGGCGCATGGTCCCCATCTTCCTGACAACGGCCACGACCGCCGTGGGTGTCGTGCCCATGATGCTCGGCAGCAGTACCTTCTGGGCGCCGGTCGGCGTGACGATCTTCGCCGGAGGCATCGGGTCGCTGATCCTCGTGGTGACGATTCTTCCGGTTCTCTATTCCAAAATCTACAAGTGA
- a CDS encoding AraC family transcriptional regulator has protein sequence MNEKEISSFSLASLIAIYPPQPEDLYYDGCILGHREGLDTEEAMSLFRFPTRVNAFGAIFCSKGSMTVTSNLKHCVVESQTLFVCPPRTIVQVESQEEVSVHFILCEEEFLSRIQVDLKQMIHLFMAVRENPCLPLSREELDEILRSLSEITSEWRSGRRDPLSKEIMRTLFRTLAYRLCRLIDNRTGGGHKSLETEENPTRKRNNTYFNAFIEELSKHYMQERSVGFYAEQLHLTPKYLTTLLRTTTGRTATEWIDEYVVLEAKNLLKHSPMNIQEIAYYLNFSNQSFFGRYFKQHTGMTPSAYRSSK, from the coding sequence ATGAACGAAAAGGAAATTTCAAGTTTCTCGCTGGCCTCCCTGATTGCCATTTACCCGCCGCAACCGGAGGATCTCTACTACGACGGCTGCATTCTGGGACACCGGGAGGGTCTGGATACGGAAGAGGCGATGAGCCTGTTCCGGTTTCCGACCCGGGTCAATGCTTTCGGGGCGATATTTTGTTCCAAAGGTTCGATGACGGTCACCTCGAATCTGAAGCATTGCGTGGTCGAATCCCAGACGTTGTTCGTCTGTCCGCCGCGAACGATCGTCCAGGTGGAGTCGCAGGAGGAGGTTTCGGTCCACTTTATTCTGTGCGAGGAGGAGTTCCTGAGCCGGATACAGGTCGACCTGAAACAGATGATACACCTCTTCATGGCGGTACGGGAAAACCCGTGTCTTCCGCTGAGCCGCGAGGAGCTGGACGAAATTCTCCGGAGCCTGTCTGAGATTACGTCCGAATGGCGGAGCGGACGCCGCGACCCGCTGTCGAAGGAGATCATGCGCACGCTGTTCCGGACGCTGGCCTACCGGCTGTGCCGGCTCATCGACAACCGGACCGGCGGAGGGCATAAAAGCCTCGAAACGGAGGAAAATCCGACCCGCAAGCGCAACAACACCTATTTCAATGCCTTTATCGAGGAGTTGTCGAAGCACTACATGCAGGAGCGCTCGGTAGGATTCTATGCCGAGCAACTGCACCTGACGCCGAAATACCTGACCACGCTCCTGCGTACGACGACCGGGCGCACGGCAACGGAGTGGATCGACGAATACGTCGTGCTGGAGGCGAAGAATCTGCTGAAACACTCGCCGATGAACATCCAGGAGATCGCCTACTACCTGAACTTTTCGAACCAGTCGTTTTTCGGAAGGTATTTCAAACAGCACACGGGGATGACCCCTTCGGCGTACCGGTCGAGCAAGTGA